Proteins encoded by one window of Winogradskyella sp. PG-2:
- a CDS encoding LETM1-related biofilm-associated protein, giving the protein MNPSASGWIKKLLKQVSETMYSQTETSEFYNKLKHAGFIYGSNIKVVLDIVKTIDFTEEERCKINLLLTYYYIYKKKQPNEGFIDNLIRYYKSISDQKQSFFEELFGDKKPDSLLEKMIHKRIHIDDNFISKSFNYFLINALLFVDVLGYQRFLKDENNIRNYVNNLESALETIVFSVIDAKSKKTEYDHNLIKLFEDSIRHKSSELPSYKDAITFINEPLEKLYVIDLVCMASWTDMVIDKEEREFLNRLKTDLALNNDNIKQSVDDINAFYNEHKENVAFLKSKNLAQSFYDNSSKVVSKLIKRNSKRLTRELLESKEAMALLAQSTQRNLTDEEQKKIQSQLLDIFKSIPSLAIFMLPGGMLLLPLFVKFIPKILPSAFDDNRIEDD; this is encoded by the coding sequence ATGAATCCATCAGCTAGCGGCTGGATAAAAAAATTACTTAAACAGGTTTCTGAAACAATGTATTCGCAAACAGAAACTTCTGAGTTCTACAATAAATTAAAGCATGCAGGATTTATTTACGGAAGTAATATTAAGGTCGTTCTAGATATAGTTAAGACTATTGATTTCACTGAAGAAGAGCGTTGTAAAATCAATTTACTCCTCACCTACTATTATATCTACAAAAAGAAACAACCAAATGAAGGTTTTATAGATAATTTAATTAGATATTATAAATCTATTAGCGATCAAAAGCAGTCATTTTTTGAAGAGTTGTTTGGCGATAAAAAGCCAGATAGTTTGTTAGAGAAAATGATTCACAAACGTATTCATATTGATGATAATTTTATTTCAAAAAGCTTTAATTATTTTTTAATTAATGCTTTATTATTTGTCGATGTATTAGGGTATCAACGCTTTCTGAAAGATGAAAATAACATCAGAAACTATGTAAATAACCTAGAATCTGCTTTAGAGACTATTGTCTTTTCTGTTATTGATGCTAAGTCAAAAAAAACAGAGTACGATCACAATCTTATAAAGCTGTTCGAAGACTCTATACGTCATAAAAGTTCGGAGTTACCCTCTTATAAAGATGCTATAACTTTTATAAATGAACCACTCGAGAAGTTATATGTTATTGACCTAGTATGTATGGCGTCATGGACAGATATGGTGATTGATAAAGAAGAGCGTGAGTTTTTAAATCGATTAAAAACAGATTTAGCACTTAACAATGATAATATAAAACAATCTGTAGATGATATTAATGCATTTTACAACGAACATAAAGAGAATGTAGCCTTTTTAAAATCTAAGAACTTAGCTCAAAGTTTTTATGATAATAGTAGTAAAGTAGTTTCTAAACTCATAAAAAGAAATAGTAAACGACTCACTAGAGAATTGTTAGAAAGTAAAGAAGCAATGGCACTTTTAGCACAATCTACGCAACGTAATCTTACAGATGAGGAGCAGAAAAAAATTCAATCCCAGCTTTTAGACATTTTTAAGTCTATTCCAAGTTTGGCAATATTTATGTTACCTGGAGGTATGTTATTGTTGCCTTTGTTTGTAAAGTTTATTCCTAAAATATTGCCCTCTGCATTTGATGATAATAGAATAGAAGACGATTAA
- a CDS encoding J domain-containing protein has product MITNYYTLLKIEQSTTLYDIKKAFRREIAIYHPDNNKSEDAKDKFESLVEAFDVLSDTEKRKTYDELLNYQAKTCKPVVTEEQKEVYEEWQKEAKTKSKTYRKSTLTELLLLDIFAEASIEGLFVGTESLIEGAEPLIDGIGDVLGDVIGGIFDDL; this is encoded by the coding sequence ATGATAACTAACTACTACACTTTACTAAAAATAGAGCAATCCACAACTTTATATGATATTAAAAAAGCATTTAGAAGAGAAATTGCAATTTATCACCCAGACAATAATAAATCTGAAGACGCAAAAGACAAATTCGAGTCATTAGTGGAAGCTTTTGATGTATTATCAGATACTGAAAAAAGAAAAACCTATGATGAGCTTCTAAATTATCAAGCTAAGACATGCAAACCGGTAGTTACTGAAGAACAAAAGGAAGTATATGAAGAATGGCAAAAAGAAGCTAAAACAAAGTCTAAAACATATAGAAAATCTACCCTAACGGAGCTATTACTTTTAGATATTTTTGCTGAAGCTAGTATTGAAGGCCTTTTTGTTGGCACAGAATCTTTAATAGAAGGGGCTGAGCCATTAATAGATGGGATTGGAGATGTCTTAGGTGATGTTATTGGTGGTATTTTTGATGATCTATAA
- a CDS encoding LytR/AlgR family response regulator transcription factor: MNVIIIEDEKPSARRLQRMLKSLDVEAETMLHSVEESIDWFQNIEHPDLIFLDIQLSDGLSFEIFEAIDIKSAIIFTTAYDEYALQAFKLNSIDYLLKPIDEDDLKIAVEKYENRAPQKQSVTLDFSDIKKLLVNPIEREYKKRFSVKVGQHLKLINIEDIECIYSENKGTYAFTNEGRNYLLDQTLDQLEDELEPYVFFRVSRKFYVNINAIKDMVSYTNSRLQIKLSRFNEQDIIVARERVKDFKNWLE, translated from the coding sequence ATGAATGTAATTATAATAGAAGACGAAAAACCATCAGCAAGACGCTTACAGCGTATGCTAAAATCTCTGGATGTTGAAGCAGAAACTATGTTGCATTCTGTAGAAGAGTCTATCGATTGGTTTCAAAATATTGAACATCCTGATCTAATCTTTTTAGATATTCAGTTAAGTGATGGTCTTTCTTTCGAAATCTTTGAAGCTATTGATATTAAGTCAGCAATAATTTTCACTACTGCTTATGATGAATATGCGCTTCAGGCATTTAAACTCAATAGTATTGATTATTTATTGAAGCCTATTGATGAGGATGATTTAAAAATTGCGGTAGAAAAATATGAAAATAGAGCACCACAAAAACAATCGGTTACTTTAGATTTTAGCGACATCAAAAAACTGTTGGTTAACCCAATTGAACGTGAATACAAAAAACGTTTTTCAGTAAAAGTGGGTCAACATTTAAAGCTCATCAACATAGAAGACATAGAATGTATTTATAGTGAAAATAAAGGAACCTATGCGTTTACTAATGAAGGAAGAAATTACTTGTTAGATCAAACATTAGATCAGTTAGAAGATGAGTTAGAACCGTATGTGTTTTTTAGAGTAAGCAGAAAATTCTACGTTAATATTAATGCTATTAAAGATATGGTGAGCTATACTAATTCGCGTCTACAAATAAAACTGAGTCGTTTCAATGAGCAAGATATTATTGTTGCTAGAGAACGTGTAAAGGATTTTAAAAATTGGTTAGAATAA
- a CDS encoding DUF2306 domain-containing protein, producing MNFLNDIIHSNIGWFHFILAVLAMLTGTMVLLNKKGTLFHKRSGYIYVFSMLLINISSFFIINFDGFSIFHFFAIMSLATIIGGTLPTIKKKKNWFGYHFYFMSWSVVGLYCAFWSEIGTRFVNNMQQFWWVIVLATLFTVFFGGKIINREAKKINLR from the coding sequence ATGAATTTTTTAAATGATATTATACATAGTAATATAGGTTGGTTTCATTTTATTTTGGCAGTATTAGCAATGCTAACAGGAACTATGGTGTTATTAAATAAAAAAGGAACACTGTTTCATAAACGTTCAGGATATATTTACGTCTTTTCTATGTTATTGATAAATATATCTTCATTCTTTATTATAAATTTTGACGGGTTTAGCATATTTCATTTTTTCGCTATTATGAGTTTAGCTACTATTATTGGTGGTACACTACCAACAATTAAAAAGAAAAAGAATTGGTTTGGCTATCATTTTTATTTTATGAGTTGGTCTGTTGTAGGTTTATACTGTGCGTTTTGGTCCGAAATAGGAACCCGATTTGTAAACAATATGCAACAATTTTGGTGGGTAATTGTTTTAGCAACACTCTTCACAGTTTTTTTTGGAGGTAAAATTATTAATAGAGAAGCAAAAAAAATAAATCTAAGATAG
- a CDS encoding 2TM domain-containing protein — MELDKEQQLLANAKKKLKRVKILYMHLALYIIAIVLILYNFYIIDEGSYKNNIISLNLSVIVAWTVFVIIHSLNVFKERLFFKSSWEDKKMKEFTKEEEEVTKRWE; from the coding sequence ATGGAATTAGATAAAGAGCAACAACTTTTAGCTAACGCCAAGAAGAAATTAAAGAGAGTTAAAATACTCTATATGCATTTAGCATTATATATCATCGCAATAGTACTCATATTATATAACTTTTACATTATAGATGAAGGATCATATAAGAATAATATTATAAGCTTAAACTTAAGTGTTATTGTAGCTTGGACAGTTTTTGTAATCATTCATAGTTTAAATGTTTTTAAAGAAAGATTGTTTTTTAAAAGTAGTTGGGAGGATAAAAAAATGAAAGAGTTTACAAAAGAGGAAGAGGAAGTCACAAAACGTTGGGAATGA
- a CDS encoding amidohydrolase family protein → MKSILLFLVSFSFLFLNAQDSFVIKNVKVFDGEDVIQSTSVKVVNGLVTEVSKSIKISDKDEVIHGKGKTLIPALSNAHVHAWALPSLNEAVKAGVLNVMDMHGVETYQTAMRQLKDSTNYARYYVAGYAATAPEGHGTQFGFPVPTLTKPEDAKQFIADRVKANVDHIKIILEPWKKTLSIETVSELIKEAHKAKKIAVVHISRLEDAVNVIYNGADGLAHIWWDKELEDEKLKQLSKEQSFFVIPTLLTTIKVFETMGSTSEQFLTKTQLLAQVKKMYEAGIPILAGTDPPNAGINYGTDLYKELELILESGIPTIEVLKSGTSNITQAFGLKRYGFIKEGYIADLILIDGDVTEDIKAINKIEKVWKDGKAVKR, encoded by the coding sequence GTGAAAAGTATATTACTATTCTTAGTTTCATTCTCATTTCTATTTTTAAACGCTCAAGATAGTTTTGTCATTAAAAATGTAAAAGTATTTGATGGTGAAGACGTAATTCAATCTACTTCTGTAAAGGTTGTAAATGGCCTTGTTACAGAAGTTTCAAAATCAATTAAAATATCTGATAAAGATGAAGTTATTCATGGAAAAGGTAAAACCTTAATACCAGCTTTATCTAATGCTCACGTGCATGCATGGGCTTTGCCATCACTTAATGAAGCTGTTAAGGCAGGAGTCTTGAATGTTATGGATATGCATGGTGTAGAAACTTATCAAACTGCTATGCGTCAACTTAAAGATTCTACTAACTATGCAAGATATTACGTTGCGGGTTATGCAGCAACCGCTCCAGAAGGTCATGGAACACAATTTGGATTCCCTGTACCAACACTAACTAAACCAGAGGACGCAAAACAGTTTATTGCTGATAGAGTTAAGGCCAACGTTGATCATATTAAAATTATATTAGAACCTTGGAAGAAAACATTATCAATAGAGACTGTTTCTGAGCTTATAAAAGAAGCACATAAAGCAAAAAAGATTGCTGTTGTACATATTAGTAGATTAGAGGATGCTGTTAATGTAATTTATAATGGAGCAGATGGTTTGGCACATATTTGGTGGGATAAAGAGTTAGAAGATGAAAAGTTAAAACAACTTTCAAAAGAGCAATCATTTTTTGTAATTCCTACTTTATTAACTACAATTAAAGTCTTTGAAACTATGGGAAGTACTTCTGAACAGTTTTTAACTAAAACCCAACTCTTAGCACAAGTAAAAAAGATGTATGAAGCTGGAATTCCAATTCTTGCAGGCACAGATCCACCAAATGCAGGTATCAATTATGGTACAGATTTATACAAAGAACTAGAGCTTATATTGGAGTCTGGTATACCAACAATTGAAGTTCTTAAATCAGGAACAAGTAATATCACTCAAGCTTTTGGTTTAAAAAGGTATGGATTTATAAAAGAAGGTTATATCGCAGATTTAATTCTAATAGATGGAGATGTAACTGAAGATATAAAAGCCATTAACAAAATTGAAAAAGTTTGGAAAGATGGTAAAGCTGTAAAAAGATAG